From the Drosophila suzukii chromosome 2 unlocalized genomic scaffold, CBGP_Dsuzu_IsoJpt1.0 scf_2c, whole genome shotgun sequence genome, one window contains:
- the LOC139354090 gene encoding uncharacterized protein, protein MRPQGRKLALILEWQPRRSDLGADYNPEWYSGTSVGTPDPRNRNYNNRMEPFYPYFVAGVYQPVDHRDSDTDTNDGAPPSRDSVLSDRSPTPPRFSPILSLQSREARNGDSISTVPWSPDASIAVSGEPPAAFAVGASGDEDDDPTAPTVARLARLQIFESGEPGTATVHRSVDAWIQSQEHHAFAPGYLEQCRWEAERCPSGSPMSSDDSSVAMDGRFGAGQLRAPQQPVIDEANRAWEDYGGYVNPEPGEADDGRRLSSRANEEEDDEANEEEDEANEEEDDANEEDAGPAAGQDPGVGGNAPQDFVDPPPPALPEASPGSPPERPPRASPRTPRQTSPPGGGSHYTSPLPRTPGRRQSSPRTPEGMFRPHSQRSPHPISPGLGTSARAVPQTPGRTIAPSELGWEPDLKLFLSREEEDEVLQALRECPDAGQVMEEAQWIVAQVGWKVDTHQRRLPTALVASIQEQDRRRVRYLRQIEGFRFRVTITAGREVIVSLRHNHAEEKGGGWKTTQCWSTEGQQLIVPIAIGGRFDKKLCWETKKPGKPGLHAAARAEARSHSRMAAKAIRPRSGLQPGVVQRHERRHAGSKE, encoded by the exons ATCGGAACTACAACAACAGGATGGAGCCTTTCTACCCATACTTCGTCGCAGGGGTCTACCAACCGGTCGACCACCGTGACTCGGACACGGATACCAACGACGGCGCACCCCCCAGCCGGGACTCGGTCCTGTCAGACCGGAGCCCCACACCACCCCGCTTCAGCCCAATCCTCAGCCTCCAGTCACGCGAAGCTCGTAACGGCGACTCCATCTCCACCGTGCCCTGGTCGCCGGACGCAAGCATCGCAGTTAGCGGCGAGCCACCTGCGGCGTTTGCAGTTGGAGCATCGGGGGACGAGGACGACGACCCGACAGCACCCACGGTAGCCCGTTTGGCACGGCTGCAGATCTTCGAATCCGGCGAACCGGGGACGGCAACAGTTCACCGTTCGGTGGATGCTTGGATCCAGAGCCAGGAGCACCACGCGTTCGCACCCGGCTACCTTGAGCAATGCCGGTGGGAAGCCGAACGATGCCCCTCGGGAAGCCCGATGTCTTCCGATGACTCCTCCGTGGCGATGGACGGTCGCTTTGGAGCCGGGCAACTTCGCGCGCCCCAACAGCCGGTCATCGACGAAGCTAACCGGGCCTGGGAGGACTACGGCGGCTACGTCAACCCAGAGCCTGGGGAAGCCGACGATGGGAGGAGACTCAGCTCCAGAgccaacgaggaggaggacgacgaagccaacgaggaggaggacgaagctaacgaggaggaggacgacgcCAACGAGGAGGACGCAGGACCCGCTGCTGGCCAGGACCCAGGAGTCGGAGGAAACGCTCCCCAGGATTTCGTAGACCCGCCACCGCCGGCCCTACCAGAGGCATCGCCCGGATCACCACCAGAGCGGCCCCCGAGGGCATCTCCCAGAACGCCGCGACAGACGTCACCCCCAGGAGGTGGAAGCCACTATACCAGTCCGCTACCACGAACGCCCGGACGTCGGCAAAGCTCCCCACGAACCCCGGAAGGGATGTTTCGACCACACAGCCAGCGATCGCCGCACCCAATATCGCCGGGCCTGGGCACCTCTGCGCGCGCCGTACCGCAAACTCCCGGCCGCACGATCGCACCAAGCGAGCTGGGCTGGGAACCGGACCTGAAATTGTTCCTCAGCAGGGAAGAGGAGGATGAGGTCCTGCAAGCCCTCCGGGAGTGTCCGGACGCTGGACAAGTTATGGAGGAGGCCCAGTGGATCGTCGCCCAAGTCGGCTGGAAGGTAGACACCCACCAGCGACGACTGCCTACAGCCCTAGTCGCATCCATCCAGGAGCAGGATCGACGGAGGGTGCGCTACCTGCGCCAGATCGAGGGTTTTCGGTTCCGAGTCACCATCACCGCCGGGCGGGAGGTGATCGTTTCCCTCCGCCATAATCACGCCGAAGAAAAGGGGGGT GGCTGGAAAACCACCCAGTGTTGGTCGACCGAGGGCCAACAGCTGATAGTGCCGATAGCGATAGGCGGGAGGTTCGATAAGAAACTGTGTTGGGAAACGAAGAAACCCGGCAAGCCGGGCTTACATGCGGCCGCAAGGGCGGAAGCTCGCTCTCATTCTCGAATGGCAGCCAAGGCGATCAGACCTAGGAGTGGACTACAACCCGGAGTGGTACAGCGGCACGAGCGTCGGCACGCCGGATCCAAGGAGTAA